One Dama dama isolate Ldn47 chromosome 31, ASM3311817v1, whole genome shotgun sequence genomic window carries:
- the LOC133050010 gene encoding keratin-associated protein 20-2-like, with the protein MSYYYGNYYGGLGYGLGGLGWNYGCGYGSFRGLGCGYGAGYGGYGYGCYRPCYYGRYWSSSFY; encoded by the coding sequence ATGAGCTATTACTACGGCAACTACTATGGTGGCCTGGGCTATGGCCTTGGTGGTCTGGGCTGGAACTACGGCTGTGGCTATGGGTCCTTCCGAGGTCTGGGCTGCGGCTATGGTGCTGGCTATGGTGGCTATGGATATGGCTGCTACCGCCCATGTTACTATGGAAGATACTGGTCCTCTAGCTTCTACTGA